The genomic DNA AATTCGCAATGACCGTTTTTTGTTCTATTTCACCTCAAGTCAGCATCGACATAGAGAGTCGGTGCTGTCGCTGGGAGTGCCACATGTCTGTCCCGAAAAACATTGTGAACAGCCTGGCCTAATTCATCAACCTCACCCCCTCGCTCGCCACGCCCATCACTTCACTCCGTTCCGTTCTGGGTCGTGCCTCCTGACCGGACAGACTCCTTTCGCCAGCAAAAACGTCTTGGAATTACTGTCGGCTCACCAGAATGCGGAAGTCCCTGCACCTTCTCAACTCAATCCAGCGATTCCTGATGACATTGAGCAGATCATCTTGAAGTGCATGGCCAAGTCTCCCAGCGACCGATTTCAAAATGCGAACGAGTTGAAGGAGGCCCTTGATCATTGCTCGTTCGCGAATCAATGGGGAACTAAAGAGGGAGCAATCTGGTGGCGAGAAAATCACGCTCACTCATCATCAAGCATTGAGAGGAAGGCACAGGAAAGTGCGGACGATTGGGGGGCTGCGACCATTGCAATGACTGACGAGATGTGACTGCCACAAGCAAAGGTTTGAAGGAGAAGTGAAGCGATGAGGAACTGTGATACAGCCACTCGTAAGAAATAGGCTAAGCTCTTTTCGCCCGACGCGACGTGATCGTAATCGAGAACAGCTATGACGATCGTTCAGATTGAAACTTCAGTCCGAGGAGCGAACGACTCATCTTTGTCTGCTACACCTGCCCGGCACGAACTGGATTCCCCCGGGGCTACCGCCATCACCCCCAGAACCTCAACGAAATCTGGCAGAACTTCCGGAAAACCCTCACGACCGGACCACTGGTCAGCTTCATCCAAGTTCAAGTAAGTTTTGATTTGGCCTTGAATTCTATTTTGCAAAAAAGAATACTACTTATTATACAATATTGGCCGAAATGTACTTCTGTTTCCCCATCATATCCTACCTTTTCTACGTCAAATTCGTGTATCCAAAACTGGTTTGAGATGCCTCAAGTGTTTGCATGCCAATGCCAATCTTGAGTTCTTGGAACCATTTGTTTGATCACATTTTGACGTGTTTTTTTCCTTATTTTTGCGGAGTGACGTGATGAGTAAAATTTCGATTTCTTCACCTCGGGTGAAACCAGCACGAGGGTTCACCCTGATTGAGCTACTAGTTGTGATCGCAATTATTGCGATCCTGGTTGCTCTACTTTTGCCAGCTGTACAACAGGCCCGTGAGGCCGCGCGTCGCTCGCAGTGCCGAAACAATATGAAGCAGCTTGGGCTTGCGTTGCATAACTATCACGATACGCACAGCGTTCTCCCTTTCTCAACGAGTGCAAAAGGATCTTGCGAAACCGGAAGTGGTAAACCTCCTGCGGGAACTGTCAAAAACCACCGTGGATGGGTTCAGGTCTTGCCCTTTATTGAGCAGGCACCACTCTACAATCAATTTGACCCGACTCAAGCTTCGGGTGGGTATGATCGAGCGGGGAGCGGAGTGACGGGAACACCTCTTGCAAGCGGAAACGATGTGGTTGTTTCAGCAATCATTGACGCGTTTTATTGCCCCAGCGATGATGGAAACCGCAAGATCACAACCACAAGCTCTGCCTATCAGATCGGTGGTGGATCTACTTTGCAGGGTGCAAAGACATCATACGATTTCCAGGCACACCTCGAAACGAGCGGCTGCACAAACTGGGGAAGCCGATCGCGAAGTACTCGCTATATGTTCGGCACAGAATCGAGCTGTAAATTACGTGATGCTCGAGACGGATTAACAAACACAGCCATGCTGGTTGAGACTACACTGGATGTCAAAGACGGGTACACAGCTCCTTGGGGGTACACGAATTGGACTGGTGCAGGAGTTGATATCACATGGCGAAGAGGTGGTGCTTATGGAGATGCTGGCATTAACTTTTGGCCATGTTGCTCTTGGCGGACTCCTCCATACGCCGATACGACAGCTGGGCGAGTCGCTCACTGGGGACGTGCAGGAAGCCAGCATACCGGAGGCGTGATGGTTTGCCTTGGCGATGGCTCCGTTCGATTTGTGAGTGAGAACACAGATTACACGACCCGTGTCCGCCTCGGGCGAATGGCTGATGGTCAGCCTCTTGGAGAATTCTAAGATCCTCTGTCCACTCAAACGACTGGAAGGCTGCCAGTATTGCTGCTTTCGAATTCTTTACCAATGACAACTTTCAGGTTGTCGAACAAATTCCACAACCTGGCAAACAATTAAGAAAGACTTTCATGTTAAAGAAAATGAATCTGCTGTTAGCGTTAACTGTTGCCTGTTGGTTTTCTGGATGTGGTGGCGAAGAGCCAGTCACTCCAGCTCCCGCCCCAGCTGGGAACGATGCACCTGCTGAAGGACCTGAAGCTGCGCTTGAAGAGGGTGGAGCTAACGCAGCACTCCCAGCTGACCAACAAGTGGATGAATAGTCCTTCGTTCTGAAGTCTAGTGTGCCCCTGCTGATCTGGCATGTTGGCCCGCAGGCATCTAGACCGCAGCGCTATTTTCAATAATGACAGTAGGAGCCAAAGAGCGTTCCTGCTGTCATTTTTTCTTTCGACGACGTCAATCACCACAGCCATGTCGGTTGGGGGAAGGCGATCAAGACTGGATATTGATTTCAATTGCCGCTGTAGATTTCAATTGCTGGCTTGTTTTCCCAGCGATTGCGTAACCCAACATTTTGGTCGTTTCAATAAATTGGAACCAGTCCGAAAAACTCTGACGGGTGGCACGCTCAGACTGGAGCGGAGCGTAAGGATGGGCGTGGCGAATTTCGTGTTGACTCTCATTCTTCCATGATTGGTAATGTTCTATCCATTTGCTGCGGACGGGGGCACGATCTAAGTGTAGTGAAGCGGAACGGTGCTCGTGGCAACTGCGCAATGGACGTTCACTAATTCATCAACCTCACCCCCTCGCTCGCCACGCCCATCACTTCACTCCGTTCTGGGTCGTGCCACCACAGGGAATGGTTTGTCGTGTACAAATTGCGTCGTCGATCATTTCATGAAGAACATGTAGGCTGGGATCGTGCCCCAGCAAATCTGCACCCAACAACTAAAACACAGGGATGAGTCCCAACTTGTGCCGCTCAAGCGATTTGAAATAAACGAAGATTGATGTTGACTTTTACGGGGGGGGGGGGAAAACTGAACCTTTTCACGGCGCCTGATGATCCAAGCGTGTCACACTCAGAAAAGGGCTATTGCCGGGGGCCACTTGCTGGCTTGTTCAGTAGTGCCAAGGGACGTTCAATTTGGCGAAACGTAATCTGCGGCAAGCGTGAACGATCGTCGCGTAGTGATTTCTTCACACTGATGAGTCAGGTCTCCGGGCCACAATTTTCAAGGAAGAGATTGTGGCTCTCTGAGTCAAGGAGGAAGCATGAGGAAACAGGTCCGCTCTGGAGTGACTATTGTTGAGTTGCTTGTTGTAATCGGCATTGTCGGTCTTTTACTCTCCATCTCAATCCCGGCAGTGCAGCAAGCGCGGGCAAGCTCTCGAGTGATGCAGTGCCGAAACAACCTCCGGCAAATTGGTCTGGCCATGGGGAACTTTGTCGAAGCCAATGGAGCGTTTCCGACAGCATCACAGCCGCATTCAACGCACCGAAGGTTGTTGTTCTATCTCGATGCTGCCCAAATCGGCGAAACATTGTTGGCGGATCAAGTGCCCGATTCGTGGGTCGTTCCGACTCTCGCTTGCCCCAGTGATCCTGTTGTACATGTCAACATGGAAAAGCATGGCGATTCCAGTTACTTCCTGAATCATGGATCAATCTTTGGATCTGCTCGAAGAGGGAAGAACGGGTTCTTTCGATCATCGTATATCGATCTGAGTCCACGTGATTTTACAGATGGACTTTCTTCGACTGTGGCAATGTCTGAGAGGCTTGTCAGAACAATGTTCCCTGTAATCGGCGATGAACCGACGATGATAAAGTCTCCAGGACGTTTTTATTGGTGGACAGAAACTCGTTACTTAGGCGCCGGAAATGAAGCGCTGGCTGTTGAAAACTGCAAAAACCATCGCACAGTCATGGAGCCGCAGTTCTATGGGTCGAATAACACGAATTATTATTCAGGTGATGGGTATCGACATTTGCTCACCCCCAATCACCCGAGTTGTTATAATGGCCCAGAAGATTTTTTGGTCTCGACCCCCGCGATCTTAACAGCCGCTTCCAGCCTGCACCACGGTGGAGTGAACTCATTGATGGTAGACGGAAGCGTTCACTTTATCAGTGATTCGATTGACGAAACTGTTTGGCAATCGCTCGGATCAAGAAACGGAAACGAGACCATCTCTGAGTTCTGAGGGCTGTCTTAGTGAGTTAGGTTGGGTGAAGCGAATGAGAGTTTGATGTGTTTGCAAGAAACGGCTTGAGTCGATTCTGGCAACTCTGTTTCAAATGGAGATTCGCGGAACCCAACATCGCAGAGTACTAGAGCGGCTTACTCGGATTGTTTGAATTCGCCCCCTTACCAGAGACGTAGGAGGTGAAAATTTGAACAATGATTTGGTGGGTTACGTTCTCGTCGTAATATGTTCAAAAGACATTATTTCTTTCAGAAGTAAATTGCGTATCCCACCATTTAACATAGATCGACGAACTCCACCCACCTACTAGCTCCTCACGGAGGCAACATGAAGACTCAATCTCGTTCCGGAGTGACCATCATTGAACTGTTGGTTTCACTCGGGGTCGTGGGGCTGTTGCTCTCAATTCTGGTTCCGGCAGTTCAACAAGCGCGCGAGAGTTCACGTACTATGCAGTGCCGAAACAACCTTCGACAAATCGGCCTTGCAATGACGAATATTGTCGAATCCGATGGGAAGTTTCCGACTTCATCCCAGCCAGAGCCAACTCATCACAGATTGCTGCCCTATCTCGATGCAGCACCGCTTGCAGCGGTACTTAAGGAAGGGAAGGATCCTGATTCGTGGGTTGTACCAACGTTTGCTTGCCCAAGCGATCCTGTCGTGCATGTCAACATGGCAAAAATTGGTGACTCCAGTTATTACTTAAACCATGGAACCTTATTTGATGACTCCCCTGGTGCATTCAATGGATTCTATAGCGATGAGTTCAGCGACACTGCACCGCGAGATATTACTGATGGACTTTCTCTGACCGTCGCAGCTTCGGAAAGATTAGTGAAACCACTCGTGAATCAAGTCATTGAAGAAGCGGATTTACAGAAACAGCCTAGGCGGTTTTTCTGGTGGACAGAAACTCGCTATGGAGTCAGTCAGGAAGCGAGTGCAGTTGAGAACTGCAAAAACCATCGAACTGTGATGGCTCCTCAACCATTCGGGATAAACGTCATTGCTTATCAAGCTGCTTTTGGATATCAACATTTATTAACTCCCAACTCGCCGAGTTGTTTCAACGGTCCCGAGGATTTTTCAATTGATTTCAGTCTCGCATTAATTGCCGCGTCCAGCTTACACCACGGTGGTGTCAATTCGTTATTCGCCGACGGAAGCGTTCACTTTATCAGTGATTCAATTGACGAAACTGTTTGGCAATCGCTCGGATCAAGAAACGGAAACGAGACCATCTCTGAGTTCTGAGGGCTATCGTAGATGATCGGTGTAAATGACTATCAGCGTCTAGGGATTGCCACCGGGCTGGTTCTACTGCTGTTAATAATCTGGTGGTTTTTTCTTAGAACACCGCCAATTGAGGCGCCTGTTGTCCGGGAGCCATTCATTAATGCTTTCAGGCTGGTTCGTCGCGGAGATGATGACAATTCAACCGAGGACGATTTTCCAATCGAGGATGCCTTAGAACTTTCAGTCAACACAGGTTGTTATCTGGAAATGACATTCACGCCAGGTTCTAATCTCCCTGAGTCTCTCGATGAAGAGGAAGTGCAAGCGGCGGAAGGCTGGTCGTTTCTGGTGGAAATTTATTCTGCTCGCGACGTGGCAAGAAAACATTCAGTGAAGCACCCTTTCAGGCATTCGAAACGAGATCAATCACGATTCGCATTCCGGACTCGGGGACCATCAATCAGACGTGTAGGACCTATTGCAAGTCAGCAGTATTGGCAAAAAGAGGTTGGATATTCCGGAGAACCAAAAAAACAAGAGGATTGGGGGGAAGAAGAAATTCGACTTTGGAGCTTTATAACTCCCGGTCCACTTGGCCCTGGAGAATATCTTTTTGAGATTAGAATGCGCCCTGCTGCAAGATGGACCTCCTCAGTCAGCGTGGCTCTCGGCCCAGAAATTGTTGTTCACAGAGGCAAGCTAACGATCAGTGGCGAGGAGCCTGTCCTTTCAAAACCCGCCCCGGCAAACTAATTCACTAGGGACGCTGAGTGGACCGGGACGGTTGGGTGCCTGAACGGCGTTGGGTGGCACGCTCAGACTGGAGCGGAGCGTAAGGATGGGCGTGGCGAATTTCGTGTTGACTCTCATTCTTCCATGATTGGTAATGTTCTATCCATTTGCTGCGGACGGGGGGGCACGATCTAAGTGTAGTGAAGCGGAACGGTGCTCGTGGCAACTGCGCAATGGACGTTCACTAATTCATCAACCTCACCCCCTCGCTCGCCACGCCCATCACTTCACTCCGTTCTGGGTCGTGCCACCCAACGCCGTTAACCCTTTTTTGATTGCTTGATATTTTGGGCGGTTTGGATTTGTTCGGGGGTGGCTTTGTTGATCTTGGGTTTTCCGGCGGGGCGTTCCTGTTTCTTTCGGGGGTAGTCGCGACTGGTTTTGTCCTGACGTTCATACTCATCCAGTAGTGCCTTGCGGAGCAGGTGATGGAGGCGATCCTTTTTCTGCTGGGGGTGTAAATAGTCGCTGGCGATCCTGCGAAATGCTCTCAACGATTGGGCGATGCTCAAGCGTTCTAATGGGATGCTTTGCGAAACCAGTTCATGCGATGCGTACAGACCAATCGACCACAGCCCAACTAACGACCACTGGAGTTCAACCTGTGCATTCGCAGCAGCGTGGCTGCGGAGCTTGCGACGTCCGAACGTTTGCTTGAGGTGTCGAAAGAAGACTTCCACACCCCAGCGAGCACGATACAGGTCGGCGATTTGTTTCTCGCTCAACCTGCTTTGATTCGTGACACTCGTAATGAGGTAAACCGGATGACGCGTGCTTTGCACAACCACCAAGCGGAACACCAATGGCGGTTGCTGCTTGCGTGCAGCTTTGTCAGTCCAGACGTAGACAATGCCGTTCGATTCACGAACAAAGCCCAACTTCTTGAGCAACTTCACATTCGCTCCGACGCGCACCAGGAGCTGCGAACCATGATCCAGAACAGTACTGGCGAAGCTGTAGCCAACGAAACCAGCATCACCAGTGAGCAACGCGTTCTGAGGCAAGCTGTCGAGCATCTCTAGCACATGAGAGCGTTCGCTGCTGTCGGCGGGACCGGTTCTCCAGTCCCACGGCAAGTTCAGCCCCACACGGAACAGAGTTGTCAGGAAGAGCTGCGACTGTTCAATCTTCTTGGTGGCGGCTCGGTCATTCGGTTTCTTGCGGCGGTTGCGTTTGCTGTTCTGTCGTGCATGGGAATACGCCGCTTGATTCGATTTCGTTCTCGGCAGCGACACCTTGCTGCCGTCGACTCCAAAAACCACGAATCCGTGCCGTGTCCAATCGCCCGGAGAGAGTGCTTCCATTCGCTTTCGCAGCGTAACCTGCAATGCCAAAACCAGCGGTTCGGTCCAGCGAATCAAGACCTTCATAAACGCCTGATACGATGTCGAGACCTTGGCCGATTCGTTTTGTAAATGTTGGATGAGTCGCTGCGCACAGAGAAAGCGTTCCCCCAACGTCGCTTCGTTTGACCACGCCCAGAGAATCGCCATCCAGGTCAGCCACTGTGGTGTCCAGGTTGCTTCTTTGCGCATTCGAATCGCCGACCAATCGACACCCCGCGTCAGCCATTGCAAGGCTTTGGATAAATCGACAGAATTGAGTCGTACGCCTCGTGCGTGCCGGTCTTGATGCGACATTCCCGATTCCTTTCGGGTTGAGAGTGGGTGATCTTTCGCTTCGCAACAAAAGAATCGCCACAACCTCAATTCGCATCAAGACTTCTTTCAATTCAGAAAACACGGTTAACGGCGTTGGGTGGCACGCTCAGACTGGAGCGGAGCGTAAGGATGGGCGTGGCGAATTTCGTGTTGACTCTCATTCTTCCATGATTGGTAATGTTCTATCCATTTGCTGCGGACGGGGGGGGCACGATCTAAGTGTAGTGAAGCGGAACGGTGCTCGTGGCAACTGCGCAATGGACGTTCACTAATTTATCAACCTCACCCCCGCGCTCGCCACGCCCATCACTTCACTCCGTTCCGTTCTGGGTCGTGCCACCCGCCCCGCAAACCCACCCCCATAAATGTGGGTAAGAGCAAGCTGGACGAGCCAGCAGTGGTGCACCGGTTTTGCCGCAGGCTGCGGACGTGCTGCGGATTCAGTTGAGAAGAGAGGTTTACTCCAACTCGAATGCGGTTGTCAGCAGTTTGTCTTGCTCCATTTTGTGAGTGGCCGATGAGCCTGTTGCGGGGCTGGCAGAGGCGGGGCGGCTGATTCTTTCGAAGGGGAACTTGCCCAGGAATTTCTCTCCGAAGCGAATGCGCAAAAAGCCCCAGGCACCCATGTTGGACGGTTCTTCCTGGACCCAGTTCACGGGGATCTCTGCCGGGAAATCTGCGAGAAGTTTTTCCAGCTGCAGAGTTGGAAATGGATACAACTGTTCGACGCGGACGATCATTGAATGGCGGATGCCGAGTTCCTCTCGACGTTGAATCAGTTCGTAGTAGACCTTTCCGGTACACAATAAGATTTGCTTGACTTCTTCAGTCTTGAGCTCGAGTCGATCCGGGAGAATCTCCTGGAAACGACCTTCTGCACAGTCCTCAAGAGTCGAAACACACTCTTTGTGACGCAGTAGGCTTTTCGGTGTCATTACGACGAGCGGCTTCTTCCAGCGACGTAAGACCTGTCGACGCAAAAGATGGAACATCTGAGCAGGCGTTGTTGGCTGGCAAACTTGAATGTTGTCATCTGCTGCCAAGTTCAGGAAGCGTTCGATCCTCGCGCTGGAGTGCTCTGGACCCTGGCCTTCGAAGCCATGAGGCAAAAGCATCACCAGGCTCGACAAGCGATTCCATTTATCTTCCGCACTGGCAATAAACTGGTCGATGATCACTTGAGCGGCATTGACGAAATCGCCGAACTGAGCTTCCCAGATGGTGAGGCCTTCCGGGCAGTCAAGACTGTAGCCATATTCAAAACCAAGAACCCCAGCTTCAGAAAGCGGGCTGTTATGGATATTCACGTAACCACGTTCATCAATAATGTTTTTGAGCGTGATAAAGGATTTTCCGGTGTCATTGTCGTACAGGACCGCGTGCCGATGGCTGAAGGTTCCGCGACGAACGTCTTGTCCACTCATTCGGAGTGGCCGTTCTTCATCGAGGAGTGACGCCAGCGCCATGATCTCCGCGCCGCCCCAGTCGAGAGGTTCTTCACCACGAGCCATCGCCTGTCGTGTTTCGAGAAGACGTTTGGCTTTTGGATGTGGTTTGAAATCTTCCGGGAGTCGAGTGACTTGATTCAGTAACTCCGTCAGTTTTTCTCGTTTGACTCCGGTGACAGGATTGTCCGCTTCCTCGGCTGGACCACCCTGGTAACCTCCCCAAACTCCGCCCCAGTGGTCTACGCAGCGAATGAAATCGTCACGGCGAGCTTCGCTGAGTTCGTTTTCGAGACGTTCGCGACGTTCTTTTTCGATCCGCTGTGCTTCATCACGAGTGATGCCGCGCAGGTTGAGCAGTCTTTCCAGATAGCCTTCGTAAACGGTCGCGTGTTTACGGATTTCCTTGTACATCACCGGTTGGGTGAATGCCGGTTCGTCTCCTTCGTTATGACCACGTCGACGATAGCAGTACATATCGATGACGACATCCCGTTTGAATTTCTTGCGGAAGTCGAGCGCGAGGGTCACGACCTGTGCGACGGCTTCCGGATCTTCGCCGTTGACGTGGAAGATCGGGATTTGCAACATCTTCGCGACATCGGTCGCGTAAGTGGTCGAACGTCCCTCTTTGGGTGTCGTCGTGAAGCCGACTTGATTGTTGACGATAATGTGAATCGTTCCGCCGGTGCGGTAACCGGCCAGTTCGCTCAGGTTGAGGGTCTCCTGAACGATTCCTTCTCCGGCAAAGGCTGCATCGCCGTGGATCAGAATCGTTGCTCCCCGTTCTCGTTTGAAGTCGCGATAGCGATCCATTTTGGAACGCATGCGGCCCAGGGCCACAGTGTTTACAAATTCAAGATGAGACGGATTGAAGCAGAGGGAGAGATGGACTGAATTTCCACGCGAAGTTTCCCAGTTTGCACTGTGGCCAAGGTGATACTTCACATCACCACGACCGATGTAGAGTTCTGGGTCGGCATCGTCGAATTCGCGAAAGATGGTTCGTGGAGACTTCTTCATAATGTTCGCGAGAACATTGAGACGCCCACGATGGGCCATGCCGATGACAATTTCACGGACACCTTCATTGCCAGCTTTCTCGATAGCCATGTCGAGCAGCGGGATCAAACTTTCGGCTCCTTCGAGTGAGAAGCTCTTTGCTCCGACAAATTTCTTGGCGAGAAACTCTTCAAAGACGACGGCGTCGGAGAGTCGCTGCAGGATGCGGATTTGTTCATCACGTGCGAGTTTGATGCGGTTACCCGACTCCTCCATTCGCTGAGCCAGCCAGTGCCGAACCTGAAGGCTGTCGATGTGCATGAACTGCGCACCGATGCTGCGACAGTAGGTTTGCTTCAACCAGTTGATAATGCCACGAAGAGTTCGTGTTGCTGGTCCCCCCACCCAGGAGGTCGAGACATCTCTGTCAAAATCACTTTCCTGGAAATTGTAGAAAGCTGGGTCAAGCTCAGCCGGGCTGGAGCGAGTGGAGCCGAGTGGATCGATCGATGCAAGTATGTGCCCGCGCACACGGTAATTTCGGATCAACTGATCCAATCGTTCCTGTCGTGATGCTTCATCGAGGCGACTTGCCGGGGCTTCGTGCCCAAGCATGGGTGTTTTTGCTCCGGGAGGATTGAACATGCTCCGCGCAGAGAAGGGGCTTTCGGGGCTCCATCCACTGGTGAGCCGGTCATCTCCATTCTTGACTGTGTCGAAATATTCTCTCCACTCTGGCGAGACGGAATCCCGGTCAAAGAGATAACTTGAGAAAAGTTGCTCAACAAATACAAGGTTTTGGCTGTTGAGCGGAATCACTGGAGAAGACACGATGAGTGCTCCAAAATGTGCACAAGGAATGAAACATAAGTCTATCTTGAGATTTATGCCTCAGCGAGCCGGATTTCAATGCCGACAGATAGAAAACAGACTGAAATTATCAGTTTCAGTCAA from Thalassoglobus polymorphus includes the following:
- a CDS encoding DUF1559 domain-containing protein, translating into MSKISISSPRVKPARGFTLIELLVVIAIIAILVALLLPAVQQAREAARRSQCRNNMKQLGLALHNYHDTHSVLPFSTSAKGSCETGSGKPPAGTVKNHRGWVQVLPFIEQAPLYNQFDPTQASGGYDRAGSGVTGTPLASGNDVVVSAIIDAFYCPSDDGNRKITTTSSAYQIGGGSTLQGAKTSYDFQAHLETSGCTNWGSRSRSTRYMFGTESSCKLRDARDGLTNTAMLVETTLDVKDGYTAPWGYTNWTGAGVDITWRRGGAYGDAGINFWPCCSWRTPPYADTTAGRVAHWGRAGSQHTGGVMVCLGDGSVRFVSENTDYTTRVRLGRMADGQPLGEF
- a CDS encoding 2-oxoglutarate dehydrogenase E1 component gives rise to the protein MSSPVIPLNSQNLVFVEQLFSSYLFDRDSVSPEWREYFDTVKNGDDRLTSGWSPESPFSARSMFNPPGAKTPMLGHEAPASRLDEASRQERLDQLIRNYRVRGHILASIDPLGSTRSSPAELDPAFYNFQESDFDRDVSTSWVGGPATRTLRGIINWLKQTYCRSIGAQFMHIDSLQVRHWLAQRMEESGNRIKLARDEQIRILQRLSDAVVFEEFLAKKFVGAKSFSLEGAESLIPLLDMAIEKAGNEGVREIVIGMAHRGRLNVLANIMKKSPRTIFREFDDADPELYIGRGDVKYHLGHSANWETSRGNSVHLSLCFNPSHLEFVNTVALGRMRSKMDRYRDFKRERGATILIHGDAAFAGEGIVQETLNLSELAGYRTGGTIHIIVNNQVGFTTTPKEGRSTTYATDVAKMLQIPIFHVNGEDPEAVAQVVTLALDFRKKFKRDVVIDMYCYRRRGHNEGDEPAFTQPVMYKEIRKHATVYEGYLERLLNLRGITRDEAQRIEKERRERLENELSEARRDDFIRCVDHWGGVWGGYQGGPAEEADNPVTGVKREKLTELLNQVTRLPEDFKPHPKAKRLLETRQAMARGEEPLDWGGAEIMALASLLDEERPLRMSGQDVRRGTFSHRHAVLYDNDTGKSFITLKNIIDERGYVNIHNSPLSEAGVLGFEYGYSLDCPEGLTIWEAQFGDFVNAAQVIIDQFIASAEDKWNRLSSLVMLLPHGFEGQGPEHSSARIERFLNLAADDNIQVCQPTTPAQMFHLLRRQVLRRWKKPLVVMTPKSLLRHKECVSTLEDCAEGRFQEILPDRLELKTEEVKQILLCTGKVYYELIQRREELGIRHSMIVRVEQLYPFPTLQLEKLLADFPAEIPVNWVQEEPSNMGAWGFLRIRFGEKFLGKFPFERISRPASASPATGSSATHKMEQDKLLTTAFELE
- a CDS encoding DUF1559 family PulG-like putative transporter, with amino-acid sequence MRKQVRSGVTIVELLVVIGIVGLLLSISIPAVQQARASSRVMQCRNNLRQIGLAMGNFVEANGAFPTASQPHSTHRRLLFYLDAAQIGETLLADQVPDSWVVPTLACPSDPVVHVNMEKHGDSSYFLNHGSIFGSARRGKNGFFRSSYIDLSPRDFTDGLSSTVAMSERLVRTMFPVIGDEPTMIKSPGRFYWWTETRYLGAGNEALAVENCKNHRTVMEPQFYGSNNTNYYSGDGYRHLLTPNHPSCYNGPEDFLVSTPAILTAASSLHHGGVNSLMVDGSVHFISDSIDETVWQSLGSRNGNETISEF
- a CDS encoding DUF1559 family PulG-like putative transporter, with product MKTQSRSGVTIIELLVSLGVVGLLLSILVPAVQQARESSRTMQCRNNLRQIGLAMTNIVESDGKFPTSSQPEPTHHRLLPYLDAAPLAAVLKEGKDPDSWVVPTFACPSDPVVHVNMAKIGDSSYYLNHGTLFDDSPGAFNGFYSDEFSDTAPRDITDGLSLTVAASERLVKPLVNQVIEEADLQKQPRRFFWWTETRYGVSQEASAVENCKNHRTVMAPQPFGINVIAYQAAFGYQHLLTPNSPSCFNGPEDFSIDFSLALIAASSLHHGGVNSLFADGSVHFISDSIDETVWQSLGSRNGNETISEF
- a CDS encoding IS4 family transposase gives rise to the protein MSHQDRHARGVRLNSVDLSKALQWLTRGVDWSAIRMRKEATWTPQWLTWMAILWAWSNEATLGERFLCAQRLIQHLQNESAKVSTSYQAFMKVLIRWTEPLVLALQVTLRKRMEALSPGDWTRHGFVVFGVDGSKVSLPRTKSNQAAYSHARQNSKRNRRKKPNDRAATKKIEQSQLFLTTLFRVGLNLPWDWRTGPADSSERSHVLEMLDSLPQNALLTGDAGFVGYSFASTVLDHGSQLLVRVGANVKLLKKLGFVRESNGIVYVWTDKAARKQQPPLVFRLVVVQSTRHPVYLITSVTNQSRLSEKQIADLYRARWGVEVFFRHLKQTFGRRKLRSHAAANAQVELQWSLVGLWSIGLYASHELVSQSIPLERLSIAQSLRAFRRIASDYLHPQQKKDRLHHLLRKALLDEYERQDKTSRDYPRKKQERPAGKPKINKATPEQIQTAQNIKQSKKG